Proteins co-encoded in one Kribbella solani genomic window:
- a CDS encoding ABC transporter ATP-binding protein — MTGAVGVALPAPVVEMIGVRRFFPGPPEVEAIRDVDLTIRQGEYLSIVGPSGSGKSTLLHLLGLLDNPSDGTYRLDGVDTMSLRERRRAVLRGERIGFVFQSFHLLNHRTVLENVALSMVYVGVPRKERVARARVALERVGLGHRMEFGPATLSGGERQRVAIARALVAEPSLLLADEPTGNLDTTNAEAILEVFDELHRDGMTLAVITHDEHVSARAQRRVRIVDGTLQW, encoded by the coding sequence ATGACCGGCGCCGTCGGGGTCGCGCTGCCGGCGCCGGTCGTGGAGATGATCGGCGTCCGGCGGTTCTTCCCGGGGCCGCCCGAGGTGGAGGCGATCCGGGACGTCGATCTGACCATCCGGCAGGGCGAGTACCTGTCGATCGTCGGACCGTCCGGGTCCGGGAAGTCGACCCTGCTGCACCTGCTCGGGCTGCTGGACAACCCGAGCGACGGGACGTACCGGCTGGACGGCGTGGACACGATGAGTCTGCGCGAACGTCGTCGGGCCGTACTGCGCGGCGAGCGGATCGGGTTCGTCTTCCAGTCCTTCCATCTGCTCAACCACCGGACCGTACTGGAGAACGTCGCGCTCTCGATGGTGTACGTCGGCGTACCGCGGAAGGAGCGCGTCGCCCGGGCGCGAGTCGCACTGGAGCGAGTCGGGCTCGGGCACCGGATGGAGTTCGGGCCGGCCACCCTGTCCGGCGGTGAGCGGCAGCGGGTCGCGATCGCCCGCGCGCTGGTCGCGGAGCCCAGTCTGCTGCTCGCCGACGAACCCACCGGAAACCTGGACACCACCAACGCGGAGGCGATCCTCGAAGTGTTCGACGAGTTGCACCGGGACGGAATGACGCTGGCCGTCATCACCCATGACGAACATGTCAGCGCGCGGGCCCAGCGCCGGGTTCGCATCGTCGACGGGACGCTCCAGTGGTGA
- a CDS encoding sensor histidine kinase gives MRRSVLIRFLGLSLAVALGAVIATAVIATYSTSEKLQGEIDLNTGQLQVDGEIYGELSKYASEHPGWSGVDKLVHDLADKLGRRIAVTAEDGTVITDSARILGAAPELPSVPAATIDARNDGSATLAGTTTVYAARKTVAFGKVEGYATVSPVIGTPFMMYPGWGMTDEEKRARDALAKKAVACYAAKGQSASVSTTDRIPQVMVESAGSTANVKKLEKPLVRANPDNCMPAGLNAPSAKAKIVNDDEIRRATDCLDKAGVKYDLTDYDGIKSVQPKDDGTASARFMECATQARVQALTPYVAPPAKLYLGAKSTFDVFSGEGLLRTAATALGVLLIAALVMIFAGRRLVRPIVALTGAAQRMRNGDHAARVPVSGKDEVARLGNAFNDMAESIQRHDFQRKAMVSDVAHELRTPLANIKGYLVASEDGVVPLDRELVSSLLEETALLEHLVADLQDLALADAGMLRLHPAPRDLTELANQVVSAHRPAADAAAVSLTSTAVAPAIAVVDGARIRQALGNLVSNAIRYTPGGQVVVGVRLVDDGYKLTVTDNGTGIAEEHLPHLFDRFYRADQSRTRSTGGSGLGLAITKHLIEAHDGRITVTSVVGSGSTFTVWIPAD, from the coding sequence ATGCGTCGTAGCGTGCTGATCCGGTTCCTCGGATTGTCGCTCGCGGTCGCGCTCGGCGCGGTGATCGCGACCGCGGTGATCGCCACGTACAGCACGTCGGAGAAGTTGCAGGGCGAGATCGACCTGAACACCGGGCAGCTCCAGGTGGACGGCGAGATCTACGGCGAGCTGTCGAAGTACGCCTCGGAGCATCCGGGCTGGTCGGGTGTGGACAAACTTGTGCACGACCTGGCCGACAAGCTCGGCCGCCGGATCGCGGTCACGGCCGAGGACGGCACGGTGATCACGGACTCGGCCCGGATCCTCGGCGCCGCGCCCGAACTCCCGTCGGTGCCGGCGGCAACCATCGACGCGCGGAACGACGGGTCCGCGACACTGGCCGGCACGACGACCGTGTACGCGGCCCGGAAGACCGTCGCGTTCGGCAAGGTCGAGGGGTACGCGACGGTGTCGCCGGTGATCGGAACCCCGTTCATGATGTACCCGGGCTGGGGCATGACCGACGAGGAGAAGCGCGCCCGCGATGCGCTGGCCAAGAAGGCGGTCGCCTGCTACGCCGCGAAGGGACAGTCCGCGAGCGTGTCCACAACCGACCGGATCCCGCAGGTGATGGTCGAATCGGCCGGGTCGACCGCAAACGTGAAGAAGCTGGAGAAGCCCTTGGTGCGGGCGAATCCGGACAACTGCATGCCGGCCGGGCTGAACGCGCCGAGCGCGAAGGCGAAGATCGTCAACGACGACGAGATCCGGCGGGCCACCGACTGTCTGGACAAGGCCGGGGTCAAGTACGACCTCACCGACTACGACGGGATCAAGTCGGTCCAGCCGAAGGACGACGGCACGGCTTCCGCGCGGTTCATGGAGTGCGCCACGCAGGCCCGGGTGCAGGCACTGACGCCGTACGTCGCGCCGCCGGCCAAGCTGTACCTCGGGGCGAAGAGCACGTTCGACGTGTTCTCCGGCGAAGGACTGCTGCGTACGGCCGCGACCGCCCTCGGCGTACTGCTGATCGCCGCGCTGGTGATGATCTTCGCCGGCCGCCGCCTGGTCCGGCCGATCGTCGCGCTCACCGGCGCCGCGCAGCGGATGCGCAACGGCGATCACGCGGCGCGGGTCCCGGTCAGCGGGAAGGACGAGGTCGCGCGGCTCGGGAACGCGTTCAACGACATGGCCGAATCGATCCAGCGGCACGACTTCCAGCGCAAGGCGATGGTCAGCGACGTAGCGCATGAGCTGCGTACGCCGCTGGCCAACATCAAGGGGTACCTGGTCGCGTCCGAGGACGGCGTCGTACCGCTCGATCGCGAACTCGTCAGCTCGCTGCTCGAAGAGACCGCGCTGCTCGAACATCTCGTCGCCGATCTGCAGGATCTCGCCCTCGCCGACGCGGGCATGCTGCGCCTGCATCCGGCGCCGCGGGATCTGACCGAACTGGCCAATCAGGTGGTTTCGGCGCATCGACCGGCTGCGGACGCTGCTGCTGTCAGTCTCACGTCGACAGCTGTCGCGCCGGCGATTGCGGTTGTGGACGGCGCGCGGATTCGGCAGGCGTTGGGGAATCTGGTCTCGAACGCGATCCGGTACACGCCCGGCGGGCAGGTTGTCGTCGGCGTACGGCTGGTCGACGACGGGTACAAACTCACCGTCACCGACAACGGGACCGGGATCGCGGAAGAACATCTGCCGCATCTGTTCGATCGGTTCTACCGGGCGGATCAGTCGCGTACCCGCAGTACCGGGGGCAGTGGACTTGGTCTGGCGATCACCAAACATCTGATCGAGGCGCACGACGGGCGCATCACCGTCACCAGCGTCGTCGGTTCCGGATCGACCTTCACGGTGTGGATTCCGGCTGACTAA
- a CDS encoding response regulator transcription factor, translated as MPARILVAEDDLKQADLIRRYLEREGHLTVVVHDGRAAIDEARRRSPDLLVLDVMMPKVDGLDVCRVLRADASNGAGLPIIMLTARSTEDDLLLGLDLGADDYLTKPYNPRELVARVRTVLRRTRVRGEGEVYRVGALEIDPGRHEVRVAGELIDLTPAEFKILACLAASPGRAFSRQQLLEHAFGFDHYVFDRTVDVHMMNLRKKIEPSPGEPAYLKTVYGVGYKLADKLAADHAS; from the coding sequence ATGCCAGCGCGGATCCTGGTCGCCGAAGACGACCTCAAACAGGCGGATCTGATCCGGCGGTACCTCGAACGCGAAGGGCACCTGACCGTCGTCGTGCACGATGGCCGGGCCGCCATCGACGAGGCCCGCCGGCGCAGCCCCGACCTGCTCGTACTCGACGTGATGATGCCCAAGGTGGACGGCCTGGACGTGTGCCGCGTACTGCGCGCCGACGCCTCGAACGGCGCCGGCCTGCCGATCATCATGCTGACCGCCCGGTCCACCGAGGACGACCTGCTGCTCGGGCTCGACCTGGGCGCGGACGACTACCTGACCAAGCCGTACAACCCGCGGGAGCTGGTCGCCCGGGTCCGCACCGTGTTGCGCCGGACGAGAGTCCGCGGCGAGGGCGAGGTGTACCGGGTCGGTGCGCTGGAGATCGACCCGGGCCGGCACGAGGTGCGGGTGGCCGGGGAGCTGATCGACCTGACCCCGGCGGAGTTCAAGATCCTCGCCTGTCTGGCCGCTTCCCCCGGGCGGGCGTTCTCGCGGCAGCAACTGCTGGAGCACGCGTTCGGCTTCGACCACTACGTGTTCGACCGGACCGTCGACGTCCACATGATGAACCTCCGGAAGAAGATCGAGCCGTCGCCGGGCGAGCCGGCGTACCTGAAGACCGTTTACGGCGTCGGGTACAAGCTCGCCGACAAGCTGGCGGCCGACCATGCGTCGTAG
- a CDS encoding alpha/beta fold hydrolase: protein MRFVLIPGAGCTSWHWHPVTDGLRARGHEVIAVDLPCQDPSAGLAAYVDTVVNAVPDGEEVVVVAHSLGGFTGTLVCDRLPVKEFVLVTAMVPAPGERISEWWPNTGHVVEPSDADLFFHDLPAEYAAEARQQLRTQTAGPMNDPCTFERWPEVPTRAVITRDDRVFPVDFLRRVTTERLGFAPDELPGSHFPMLGQADAMLEYLLPNR from the coding sequence ATGCGATTTGTACTGATCCCGGGCGCCGGATGCACTTCCTGGCATTGGCATCCGGTGACTGACGGGCTGCGCGCGCGTGGGCATGAAGTAATCGCGGTGGATCTGCCTTGTCAAGATCCGTCGGCCGGATTGGCGGCGTACGTCGACACCGTGGTGAACGCGGTGCCTGACGGTGAAGAGGTTGTCGTCGTGGCGCACTCACTCGGTGGATTCACCGGCACGCTGGTGTGTGATCGCCTGCCGGTGAAGGAGTTCGTGCTGGTCACGGCCATGGTGCCCGCGCCCGGGGAGCGGATCAGCGAGTGGTGGCCGAACACCGGTCACGTCGTGGAACCAAGCGATGCCGACCTGTTCTTCCACGATCTCCCCGCCGAGTACGCCGCCGAGGCGCGGCAGCAGCTGCGTACGCAGACCGCGGGCCCGATGAACGATCCGTGTACGTTCGAACGCTGGCCGGAGGTGCCGACCCGGGCGGTGATCACCCGTGACGACCGGGTCTTCCCGGTCGACTTCCTGCGCCGGGTGACGACGGAGCGGCTCGGCTTCGCACCGGACGAACTGCCCGGTTCGCACTTCCCGATGCTCGGCCAGGCGGATGCCATGCTGGAGTACCTGCTGCCCAACCGCTGA
- a CDS encoding YciI family protein, which yields MRFLMMFRASEESEAGGLPSEESLTAMGLVMAEMAEKGVLLAADGLLPSSKGFRMELEAGERRVIDGPFAETKELIAGFCLIEVASREEALEWGWRCLAADGGNTGRLEIRASATAADFGENLTPEARALEDATALKTVENLQRSGG from the coding sequence ATGCGCTTCTTGATGATGTTCCGGGCCAGCGAGGAGTCCGAGGCAGGTGGGTTGCCGAGCGAGGAGAGCCTGACCGCGATGGGTCTGGTGATGGCGGAGATGGCCGAGAAGGGCGTGCTGCTGGCGGCCGACGGGCTGCTGCCGAGCTCGAAAGGGTTCCGGATGGAGCTCGAGGCGGGCGAACGCCGGGTGATCGACGGGCCGTTCGCGGAGACCAAGGAGCTGATTGCCGGGTTCTGCCTGATCGAGGTGGCGTCCCGGGAAGAGGCGCTCGAGTGGGGCTGGCGCTGTTTGGCGGCCGACGGCGGCAACACCGGGCGGCTGGAGATCCGGGCGAGCGCGACCGCGGCGGACTTCGGCGAGAACCTGACACCGGAGGCGCGGGCGCTGGAGGACGCGACGGCCCTCAAGACCGTGGAGAACCTGCAAAGAAGCGGCGGTTGA
- a CDS encoding pre-peptidase C-terminal domain-containing protein: MQTRLSEVAELNRLPVAQLRQTLATDKTAWLDADSRLFFREPSLTTARKSPEASPRWARTAVAGATGPAFQLHSKPGSNRVIYLDFDGHTITGTAWNASKGVDPVNVSPYDTDGNPATFSTAEQDVVRDVWARVAEDYSTFDVDVTTEQPPQSAIDRSGTSDQQYGTRVLIDPDTWYQSGCGCGGVAYVGVYDSSSRHDYYQPALVFTKGVGTGAKNLAEAASHEAGHNVGLSHDGTSSVGYYQGHGAWAPIMGVGYYRGISQWSKGEYADANNKEDDFAVIGTHGLALRADEAGDTTATAAALAVGTPVSGVIAKADDTDVYRVDISAAGNYTATADAAPTGGNLDIKLDLLDSSGAVVASNDPASGQSDAGTPTGLGASVSTALQPGRYYLRIDNVGYGDPLNTGYSTYGSRGAYSLGIKPA, from the coding sequence GTGCAGACCCGGCTCAGTGAGGTCGCGGAGCTCAACCGGCTTCCGGTAGCTCAGCTCCGGCAGACCCTTGCCACCGACAAGACTGCCTGGCTGGACGCGGACAGCAGACTGTTCTTCCGCGAACCCAGTCTGACCACCGCACGGAAGTCACCCGAAGCATCACCACGCTGGGCGCGTACCGCGGTGGCCGGCGCGACCGGTCCGGCGTTCCAGTTGCACAGCAAACCCGGTTCGAACCGGGTGATCTACCTGGATTTCGATGGTCACACCATCACCGGTACGGCTTGGAACGCGTCCAAGGGCGTCGACCCGGTGAACGTGTCCCCGTACGACACCGACGGCAACCCGGCGACGTTCAGTACCGCGGAGCAGGACGTGGTGCGAGACGTGTGGGCGCGAGTGGCTGAGGACTACTCGACGTTCGACGTGGACGTGACGACCGAACAGCCGCCGCAGTCCGCGATCGACCGGTCCGGTACGTCGGACCAGCAGTACGGCACCCGCGTACTGATCGATCCGGACACCTGGTACCAGTCCGGTTGTGGCTGTGGTGGTGTGGCGTACGTAGGGGTGTACGACAGTTCCAGCCGGCATGACTACTACCAACCGGCTCTGGTGTTCACCAAGGGAGTCGGCACTGGTGCGAAGAACCTTGCCGAGGCGGCGTCGCACGAGGCGGGCCACAACGTCGGCCTGAGTCACGACGGCACGTCATCCGTCGGGTACTACCAGGGTCATGGCGCGTGGGCGCCGATCATGGGCGTCGGGTATTACCGGGGCATCAGCCAGTGGAGCAAGGGCGAGTACGCCGACGCCAACAACAAGGAAGACGACTTCGCGGTCATCGGTACGCACGGGCTGGCGTTGCGTGCTGACGAAGCCGGTGACACTACTGCGACCGCGGCCGCGCTTGCGGTTGGTACGCCGGTGTCCGGTGTGATCGCGAAGGCGGACGACACCGACGTGTACCGCGTCGACATCAGTGCCGCCGGCAACTACACCGCAACGGCGGACGCGGCTCCGACCGGTGGAAACCTCGACATCAAGCTGGACCTGCTGGACAGTTCCGGTGCGGTTGTGGCGTCCAACGACCCGGCCTCCGGGCAGAGCGACGCCGGCACGCCGACGGGACTCGGTGCGAGTGTCAGCACCGCGCTTCAGCCGGGTCGGTACTACCTGCGGATCGACAACGTCGGCTACGGCGATCCGCTGAACACGGGCTACTCGACGTACGGCAGCCGCGGCGCGTACAGCCTCGGCATCAAGCCCGCCTGA
- a CDS encoding MmcQ/YjbR family DNA-binding protein, whose protein sequence is MKARVADVHKIAGGMPYVTKWERDDGTDRPVYQVGGKSFVFFRTPRPDAVDDVTGERYDDVIMIWVESEDEKLALVSDESKPFFTTPHFDGHPSVLVRASRLGELSRQELTEVIQDAWLSRASNRRATIWLKQQRLA, encoded by the coding sequence ATGAAGGCGCGGGTGGCTGACGTACACAAGATCGCCGGCGGGATGCCGTACGTCACCAAATGGGAACGTGACGACGGGACCGACCGGCCGGTGTACCAGGTCGGCGGGAAGTCGTTCGTGTTCTTCCGTACGCCCCGGCCGGACGCCGTCGACGACGTGACCGGGGAGCGGTACGACGACGTGATCATGATCTGGGTCGAATCCGAGGACGAGAAGCTGGCCTTGGTGTCGGACGAGTCGAAGCCGTTCTTCACCACACCGCACTTCGACGGGCATCCGTCCGTGCTCGTACGCGCGAGCCGGCTCGGCGAACTGTCCCGCCAGGAGCTGACCGAGGTGATCCAGGACGCCTGGCTCTCCCGCGCCTCGAACCGGCGGGCAACTATCTGGCTGAAACAGCAGCGCCTGGCCTGA
- a CDS encoding MFS transporter, producing the protein MRFIRDLGTLLRRRDFRRLFAVRLTSQCGDGVFQVALASYVLFSPERAPDAAAIAGLFAVALLPYSILGPFTGVLLDRWSRRQILFGANLTRAVLVIGVGAIVAAGNAGVLFYLAVLLTLGVNRFLLSGLSAGLPHVVERDELVMANAVTPTSGTAAFLVGGGIGAGVKLLVDSDLSVLGLTVVIYVAAALLALRLRRDQLGPDLRGDEPGILAAVRTIATGLVDGGRHLRERKQPALGLAAIGSLRFFFGLMTVAMILLYRNYFYGPGQLDQAFGALAIATGAVGAGLFVAALITPWGTRVLSLRRWITVLFFVAAVVTIVPIGLYTKPALVIGGFLTGICAQGIKISVDTLVQTGVDDVYRGRVFALYDMIFNVGQVSAAALGATILPDNGKSYPVLALIVLGFAGSGLVYGRLSSRAAQRGDGLNGGGLPGGVRAGDQADDRTQQG; encoded by the coding sequence GTGCGGTTCATCCGGGATCTGGGGACGTTGCTGCGGCGCCGGGATTTCCGGCGGCTGTTCGCGGTCCGGCTGACGTCGCAGTGTGGTGACGGCGTATTCCAGGTCGCGCTGGCGTCGTACGTGCTGTTCTCGCCGGAACGAGCGCCGGACGCGGCCGCGATCGCGGGGTTGTTCGCGGTCGCCCTGTTGCCGTACTCGATCCTCGGCCCGTTCACCGGCGTACTGCTGGATCGTTGGTCCCGTCGCCAGATCCTCTTCGGGGCGAACCTGACCCGGGCCGTACTCGTGATCGGTGTCGGCGCGATCGTCGCCGCCGGCAACGCGGGCGTGCTGTTCTACCTCGCGGTCCTCCTCACCCTCGGCGTGAACCGCTTCCTGCTCTCCGGGCTCTCCGCCGGTCTGCCGCACGTGGTCGAGCGCGACGAGCTGGTGATGGCCAACGCCGTAACCCCGACCTCCGGCACGGCGGCCTTCCTGGTCGGCGGCGGGATCGGCGCCGGCGTGAAACTGCTGGTCGACTCCGATCTGTCCGTCCTCGGCCTGACGGTCGTCATCTACGTCGCGGCAGCCCTGCTCGCGCTGAGGCTGCGCCGCGACCAGCTCGGCCCTGACCTGCGCGGTGACGAGCCGGGGATCCTCGCCGCGGTGCGGACGATCGCGACCGGCCTGGTCGACGGCGGGCGGCACCTGCGGGAGCGCAAGCAGCCGGCGCTGGGACTGGCCGCGATCGGCTCGCTGCGGTTCTTCTTCGGCCTGATGACGGTCGCGATGATCCTGCTGTACCGCAACTACTTCTACGGTCCCGGTCAGCTCGATCAGGCCTTCGGCGCACTGGCGATCGCGACCGGCGCGGTCGGCGCCGGGCTGTTCGTCGCCGCGTTGATCACCCCCTGGGGTACGCGGGTGCTGTCGCTGCGGCGCTGGATCACGGTGCTGTTCTTCGTCGCGGCCGTGGTGACGATCGTGCCGATCGGCCTGTACACGAAACCCGCGCTGGTGATCGGCGGCTTCCTCACCGGTATCTGCGCGCAAGGCATCAAGATCAGCGTCGACACCCTCGTCCAGACGGGTGTCGACGACGTGTACCGCGGCCGGGTGTTCGCGCTGTACGACATGATCTTCAACGTCGGGCAGGTCTCCGCGGCGGCGCTCGGCGCGACGATCCTGCCCGACAACGGGAAGTCCTACCCGGTGCTGGCACTGATCGTGCTCGGCTTCGCCGGTTCCGGCCTGGTGTACGGACGGCTCAGCTCACGCGCCGCGCAACGCGGTGATGGGCTGAATGGCGGAGGCCTTCCAGGCGGGGTACGTGCCGGCGATCAGGCCGATGACCGCACCCAGCAGGGGTGA
- a CDS encoding ABC transporter permease, which produces MRDVLDEALAGVAARPTRLVLTTLGTVLGVAALVGTVGLGQTAGGQITQKFDLAVATRVVVSPDDKGGDDKEAATVLPWDAADRIARLNGVEAAGTVSAVDVGSDLVQSVAGLGDQSEGQALKVMAGSAGLWDAVRATLATGRFFDAGHDQRGDKVVVLGKHAAERLGINRVDGQPAVFIGDQPYTVIGILDSVAGRAELNDAVIMPNGTARTGYGLESPDAVEIRTAVGAAQLIAKQAPIAIDPNNPSTLRVDAPPKQGAVREGVQADLNALFLLLGAVALLVGGLGIANVTLLSVLERVGEIGLRRALGAARRHIALQFLVESVIVGFLGGLLGTAVGVILTVGVSFVRDWTPILDNRLAFGSPLLGAVIGLIAGTYPAWKASAIQPITALRGA; this is translated from the coding sequence TTGCGAGACGTACTGGACGAGGCGCTGGCGGGCGTCGCCGCGCGGCCGACCCGGCTGGTGCTGACAACGCTCGGCACCGTACTCGGCGTGGCCGCACTGGTCGGGACCGTCGGACTGGGACAGACCGCGGGCGGCCAGATCACCCAGAAGTTCGATCTGGCGGTGGCGACGCGCGTCGTCGTATCGCCGGACGACAAAGGCGGTGACGACAAGGAGGCGGCCACCGTACTGCCCTGGGACGCGGCGGACCGGATCGCCCGGCTGAACGGTGTGGAAGCCGCCGGCACGGTCAGCGCGGTCGACGTCGGATCGGACCTGGTCCAGTCGGTCGCGGGGCTCGGTGACCAGAGCGAAGGCCAGGCGCTGAAGGTGATGGCCGGTTCGGCCGGGCTGTGGGACGCCGTCCGGGCGACTCTCGCCACCGGGCGGTTCTTCGACGCCGGGCACGACCAGCGCGGCGACAAGGTCGTTGTCCTCGGCAAGCATGCCGCCGAGCGGCTCGGCATCAACCGGGTCGACGGGCAGCCGGCCGTGTTCATCGGCGACCAGCCCTACACGGTCATCGGCATCCTCGACTCGGTCGCCGGCCGGGCCGAGCTGAACGACGCGGTGATCATGCCGAACGGTACGGCCCGGACCGGGTACGGCCTGGAGTCACCGGACGCGGTCGAGATCCGGACCGCCGTCGGCGCGGCCCAGTTGATCGCCAAGCAGGCACCGATCGCGATCGACCCGAACAACCCGAGCACCCTGCGGGTCGACGCGCCGCCGAAACAAGGCGCCGTACGAGAGGGCGTCCAGGCGGACCTGAACGCACTGTTCCTGCTGCTCGGGGCGGTCGCGCTGCTCGTCGGTGGGCTCGGAATCGCGAACGTGACCCTGCTGTCCGTACTGGAACGGGTCGGGGAGATCGGGTTGCGCCGGGCGCTCGGAGCGGCGCGAAGACATATCGCGCTGCAGTTCCTGGTGGAGAGCGTGATCGTCGGCTTCCTCGGCGGACTGCTGGGTACGGCGGTCGGCGTCATCCTCACCGTCGGGGTGTCCTTCGTACGGGACTGGACACCGATCCTGGACAACCGGTTGGCGTTCGGTTCACCCCTGCTGGGTGCGGTCATCGGCCTGATCGCCGGCACGTACCCCGCCTGGAAGGCCTCCGCCATTCAGCCCATCACCGCGTTGCGCGGCGCGTGA
- a CDS encoding peptidoglycan-binding protein, producing the protein MTSSPKSRRRVLVGISAIAAASLGVGVVAGSRITSPEDAAAKTAPPSASQITVPAEKKALSSKVVGRGDASFDGAVNIRVETSGLKTPAIVTGKVPAVGATITEGKALLEITGRPVIALAGTLPMYRSLSPGSKGPDVLQLEQTLDRLGFDPGKVDEEYDGDTARAVERLYEAAGYDAPAPDEGLQQAVDGAKKNVDGLKKALRQAQVQLKQAKAAKAKDLTVQQGAVDDAEANLADGRQALNEAEFKAGTPLPVSEIVYVKTLPRRVDKVNVERGGTVNGVVMSASGASLVVTLKVDVQTAEHLKAGMPATLTLGDGSTVAAKVRRMTRNGDNYDVVVAPNKLTAKQIEQLRDANVRVSIPVKSTTGKVLAVPIAAVSSGSDGGARVEVLRNGKIELVPVKVGLSADGYAQVTPTGDATLTEGDQVVVGR; encoded by the coding sequence GTGACCTCATCACCCAAGTCCCGGCGCCGGGTCCTGGTCGGGATCTCCGCGATCGCGGCGGCGTCACTCGGCGTCGGCGTGGTCGCGGGCAGCCGGATCACCTCGCCGGAGGACGCGGCCGCGAAGACCGCGCCGCCGAGCGCCTCTCAGATCACCGTTCCGGCGGAGAAGAAGGCGCTGTCGAGCAAGGTGGTCGGTCGTGGGGACGCGTCGTTCGACGGCGCGGTGAACATCCGGGTCGAAACCAGCGGCCTCAAGACACCGGCGATCGTCACCGGAAAGGTGCCGGCCGTTGGTGCCACCATCACCGAGGGCAAAGCGTTGCTGGAGATCACCGGGCGACCGGTGATCGCGCTCGCCGGTACGTTGCCGATGTACCGCTCGCTCTCGCCCGGCAGCAAGGGTCCGGACGTACTGCAGTTGGAGCAGACCCTCGACCGGCTCGGCTTCGACCCGGGCAAGGTCGATGAGGAGTACGACGGCGACACGGCCCGCGCGGTGGAGCGGCTGTACGAAGCGGCCGGGTACGACGCGCCGGCGCCCGACGAGGGTCTCCAGCAGGCCGTGGACGGGGCGAAGAAGAACGTCGACGGGCTGAAGAAGGCGCTCCGGCAGGCGCAGGTGCAGCTGAAGCAGGCGAAGGCCGCGAAGGCCAAGGACCTGACGGTACAGCAGGGTGCCGTCGACGACGCCGAGGCGAACCTGGCTGACGGCCGGCAGGCGCTGAACGAGGCCGAGTTCAAGGCGGGTACGCCGCTGCCGGTGTCGGAGATCGTGTACGTGAAGACGCTGCCGCGCCGGGTCGACAAGGTGAACGTCGAGCGCGGCGGCACGGTGAACGGCGTGGTGATGTCGGCCAGCGGGGCCTCGCTGGTGGTCACGCTCAAGGTCGACGTGCAGACCGCCGAGCACCTGAAGGCAGGCATGCCGGCGACGCTCACCCTCGGCGACGGCTCGACGGTCGCGGCGAAGGTACGTCGAATGACCCGCAACGGTGACAACTACGACGTGGTGGTCGCGCCGAACAAGCTGACCGCAAAGCAGATCGAACAGCTGCGGGACGCGAACGTACGGGTGTCCATTCCGGTCAAGAGCACCACTGGAAAGGTGCTTGCCGTACCGATCGCCGCGGTGTCGTCAGGCTCCGACGGCGGCGCGCGGGTCGAGGTACTGCGGAACGGGAAGATCGAGCTCGTACCGGTCAAGGTCGGACTGTCCGCGGACGGGTACGCCCAGGTCACGCCCACCGGCGACGCGACCCTGACCGAGGGCGATCAAGTGGTGGTCGGGCGATGA
- a CDS encoding SAM-dependent methyltransferase yields MAESQDENVDPRMFEQLRLDRPHGARVYDYFLGGKDNFAIDRQAAEHLLQAFPGFRTAALSNRMWMHRAARYAAEQGITQFLDVGTGIPTSPNLHEVVQEITPSAHVVYADNDPIVLAHSRALLVSKPEGKTAYLEADVTDPQKILGSDEVTGLIDFSQPVALSIVGVFHYLPDALKPYDLVRQLVEPLAPGSLLIFSHCTPDFAPELWERAMVVYKADGGDAQVRSKEEVTRFFEGTELVEPGVVSPFRWYPDQETDRLVEKGEFTDIMCSLWVGVGRKL; encoded by the coding sequence ATGGCTGAATCGCAGGACGAGAACGTCGACCCGCGGATGTTCGAGCAGCTCCGGCTCGACCGGCCGCACGGCGCTCGGGTGTACGACTACTTCCTGGGCGGGAAGGACAACTTCGCGATCGACCGGCAGGCCGCCGAGCATCTGCTGCAGGCGTTCCCGGGATTCCGAACCGCCGCCCTCTCGAACCGGATGTGGATGCACCGCGCGGCCAGGTACGCGGCCGAGCAGGGCATCACCCAGTTCCTCGACGTCGGCACCGGTATCCCCACCAGCCCGAACCTGCACGAAGTGGTCCAGGAGATCACCCCGTCGGCCCACGTCGTGTACGCCGACAACGACCCGATCGTGCTGGCGCACTCCCGGGCGCTGCTGGTGAGCAAGCCGGAAGGCAAGACGGCGTACCTCGAGGCCGACGTCACCGACCCGCAGAAGATCCTGGGGTCCGACGAGGTCACGGGGCTGATCGACTTCAGCCAACCGGTCGCGCTCAGCATCGTCGGGGTCTTCCACTACCTGCCGGACGCGCTCAAGCCGTACGACCTGGTCCGCCAGCTGGTCGAGCCGCTCGCGCCCGGATCGCTGCTGATCTTCTCGCACTGCACGCCGGACTTCGCGCCGGAGCTGTGGGAGCGGGCGATGGTGGTCTACAAGGCCGACGGCGGTGACGCGCAGGTCCGCAGCAAGGAAGAGGTCACCCGCTTCTTCGAGGGCACCGAGCTGGTCGAGCCAGGCGTCGTGTCCCCCTTCCGGTGGTACCCGGACCAGGAGACCGACCGACTGGTCGAGAAGGGCGAGTTCACCGACATCATGTGCAGCCTATGGGTCGGAGTCGGCCGCAAACTCTGA